A genome region from Euphorbia lathyris chromosome 4, ddEupLath1.1, whole genome shotgun sequence includes the following:
- the LOC136227554 gene encoding pyruvate kinase isozyme A, chloroplastic-like produces MAAVRDSTSAFIFHSSTPLNRHSYHLRSKRVFGFPLIHRGVSSNLKQVKRNRVRAIAEVKSKEESSESLGVLGIDVVAEGELREKGFLGMRKTKLVCTIGPACCSTEELEELALGGMNVARLNMCHGTREWHRNVIRRIKKLNEEKGFCVSVMIDTEGSQIHVVDHGASSSIKAQEGSIWLFTADKYQSSIPFTVQANYEGFSEGIIVGDVLVIDGGMASFEVIEKIGNELRCKCIDSGLFLLRAKLSFWREGKLVERNYGLPTLSAKDWDDIKFGITEGVDLMAVSFVNNAESVKHLKNYMSVNSIKSIGVLAKIESLDSLQKLEEIVEASDGIMVARGDLGVEIPLEQIPSVQEQITRICRQLNKPVIVASHLLQSMVEYPTPTRAEVGDVSEAVRQYADALMLSGESAMGQYGRKALSVLRMVSTRMELWSHEENRQSNLYECQLGESLHDHIAEEICNSAVEMANNLGVDAIFVYTRQGKMAKLVSRNRPYPPIFAFTDDTNARMAMNLHWGVTPVLVDLSDNMEENLSKTVGLMRSKGVIKEQDVVLVVSDLTPTSKSSKAFQAIQVKIIV; encoded by the exons ATGGCAGCAGTGAGAGATTCCACCTCAGCTTTCATATTTCATAGTTCAACCCCTTTGAACAGACATAGCTACCATTTGAGAAGTAAAAGGGTTTTCGGATTTCCATTGATTCATCGTGGAGTTTCTTCCAATTTAAAGCAGGTCAAGAGAAATCGGGTGCGGGCAATTGCAGAAGTGAAGAGTAAGGAAGAGTCATCAGAAAGTTTGGGGGTTTTGGGCATTGATGTTGTGGCGGAGGGTGAGTTAAGAGAGAAAGGGTTTTTGGGGATGAGGAAGACGAAGCTGGTTTGCACAATAGGGCCGGCGTGTTGTTCGACGGAGGAATTGGAAGAATTGGCTTTGGGAGGGATGAATGTGGCTAGACTTAACATGTGCCATGGGACAAGGGAGTGGCATCGTAATGTGATTAGAAGGATTAAGAAATTGAATGAGGAAAAGGGGTTTTGTGTTTCTGTGATGATTGATACTGAAGGTAGTCAGATTCATGTGGTTGATCATGGTGCTTCTTCTTCCATCAAAGCTCAG GAAGGATCAATTTGGTTGTTTACAGCAGATAAGTACCAGTCCTCCATACCATTTACTGTTCAGGCAAACTATGAAGGCTTTTCAGAAG GTATTATAGTTGGTGATGTACTGGTTATTGATGGTGGAATGGCAAGCTTTGAAGTTATTGAAAAGATTGGGAACGAATTGCGCTGTAAATGCATAGATTCCGGTCTGTTCCTGCTCCGAGCTAAATTGAGCTTCTGGAGAGAAGGGAAGCTCGTTGAGAGGAATTATGGACTGCCTACTTTATCAGCTAAG GATTGGGATGATATCAAGTTTGGAATTACTGAAGGTGTTGATTTGATGGCTGTCTCGTTCGTAAACAATGCTGAATCTGTCAAGCATTTGAAGAACTATATGTCTGTTAATTCGATAAA ATCGATAGGAGTATTAGCAAAGATTGAGAGTTTGGATTCTCTTCAGAAATTAGAAGAAATCGTAGAGGCTTCGGATGGAATCATGGTGGCTCGTGGTGACCTTGGAGTAGAAATCCCTCTTGAACAGATTCCATCAGTTCAAGAACAAATAACTCGTATTTGCCGACAACTAAACAAACCTGTGATTGTAGCTTCCCATCTTCTGCAGTCAATGGTCGAATATCCCACCCCTACTCGCGCTGAG GTAGGAGATGTTTCTGAAGCAGTTCGACAGTATGCTGATGCATTGATGTTATCTGGTGAGTCAGCCATGGGACAATACGGGCGGAAGGCTCTATCTGTTCTGCGAATGGTCAGCACCCGTATGGAACTATGGAGTCACGAGGAGAACCGACAAAGCAATCTCTACGAATGCCAACTTGGAGAGTCGTTGCACGATCACATTGCTGAAGAAATATGCAATTCTGCTGTTGAAATGG CTAACAACCTTGGCGTGGATGCTATTTTCGTGTACACAAGGCAAGGGAAAATGGCAAAACTAGTGTCTCGTAACCGCCCGTACCCTCCTATATTTGCGTTCACGGATGACACGAATGCTCGAATGGCTATGAATTTGCACTGGGGAGTGACTCCAGTACTTGTTGATTTATCAGATAACATGGAAGAGAACTTGTCGAAAACCGTCGGTCTAATGAGAAGTAAAGGAGTGATAAAAGAGCAAGATGTTGTTTTAGTTGTCTCAGATTTAACTCCAACAAGCAAAAGTTCAAAAGCATTTCAAGCAATCCAGGTGAAGATAATTGTTTAA
- the LOC136226290 gene encoding cell division control protein 48 homolog C, producing the protein MISLPRQKRTEGGEMGAGSRRRLGGGGGAGAGRNQRVLKQHVDSCKKKFLTADDIVHHLRQQHPNYRRMELKNLTRLVSQILKSSSTLPSSSRQIHKSKRYSFLEDEEEDEDADTSVSPSQSRKRRKRTDGSEERLQKIENDYSKRIDSKRSSSSSSDSDSESPTSSSAVSTSEDGIYGEDLKPEFDLMKSMIRDGYAAESKQRDKNIEVDVATDKINNKINVISSWKGEEGEGLGAGVKKELEGNKKASNTATNEVNGKNGPRFRDLGGMRSVLEELEMEVFLPLYHPHVPRRLGVNPISGILLHGPPGCGKTKLAHAIANETGVPFYKISATEVVSGVSGGSEENIRELFTKAYRTAPSIIFIDEIDAIASKRENLQREMERRIVTQLMTCMDEYHRLVQPDDPKSIPESSDENPGYVLVIGATNRPDAIDPALRRPGRFDREIRLGAPDENARVEILRVLTKKCTLEGSLDLLRIARSTPGFVGADLDALVDKAGNLAMRRILAYRKSDLTREFADKDCIEEWWKIPWLPEEIEKLAITMTDFEQAAKMVQPSSRREGFSSVPNVKWEDVGGLADIRNEFDLHIVRRIKYPEDYQKFGVNLETGILLYGPPGCGKTLIAKAVANEAGANFIHIKGPELLNKYVGESELAVRTLFTRARTCSPCVLFFDEVDALTTKRGKEGGWVVERLLNQLLIELDGADQRPGVFIIGATNRPEVMDPAVLRPGRFGKLLYVPLPSSDDRGMILKALAKGKPIDPSVDLSAIGCMEACNNLSGADLKKLVDEAAMAALVEARRNLSEECMGTIKLTHFEEALNKISPSVSIKQIQYYKVWSGSFKSA; encoded by the exons ATGATATCTCTGCCGCGGCAGAAGCGAACAGAGGGAGGCGAGATGGGAGCTGGATCAAGAAGGCGGCTAGGAGGGGGCGGAGGAGCCGGTGCAGGCAGAAATCAACGAGTGCTTAAACAACATGTTGATTCCTGCAAGAAGAAATTCTTAACCGCCGATGATATCGTTCACCATTTGCGCCAGCAACACCCTAACTACCGCCGCATGGAACTAAAAAACCTGACTAGACTTGTCAGCCAGATACTAAAATCTTCGTCAACTTTACCATCATCGTCTCGCCAAATCCATAAATCCAAAAGATATTCgtttctagaagatgaagaggaagatGAGGATGCCGATACTTCAGTCAGTCCTAGTCAGTCTCGTAAGAGAAGAAAACGAACTGATGGCAGTGAAGAGAGATTGCAGAAAATCGAGAATGATTATTCAAAAAGAATTGATAGTAAGCGGTCGTCAAGCTCTTCATCTGATTCGGACTCAGAGTCGCCGACTTCTTCTTCCGCTGTTTCGACTTCGGAGGATGGAATTTATGGAGAGGACTTGAAGCCGGAGTTTGATTTGATGAAGTCGATGATACGGGATGGGTATGCAGCCGAATCAAAACAGAGAGATAAGAATATTGAAGTAGATGTTGCTACTGATAAAATCAATAATAAGATCAATGTTATAAGTTCGTGGAAAGGCGAAGAAGGAGAAGGATTAGGAGCTGGTGTGAAGAAGGAATTGGAAGGGAACAAAAAAGCATCTAATACTGCTACCAATGAAGTGAACGGCAAGAATGGGCCGAGGTTTAGGGATTTAGGGGGAATGAGATCAGTATTGGAGGAATTGGAGATGGAAGTGTTTTTGCCTCTGTACCATCCGCATGTCCCACGGCGCCTTGGAGTGAACCCAATTAGCGGCATTTTACTGCACGGCCCCCCTGGCTGCGGCAAGACCAAACTGGCTCACGCAATTGCCAATGAAACCGGAGTTCCTTTTTACAAGATTTCAGCTACTGAGGTCGTCTCCGGTGTATCAG GTGGATCAGAAGAAAACATCCGTGAACTTTTCACCAAAGCATACAGGACTGCTCCATCGATTATATTCATAGATGAAATTGATGCTATTGCttcaaagagagaaaatctgcAAAGGGAAATGGAGCGAAGGATTGTGACACAATTGATGACCTGCATGGATGAATATCACAGACTTGTACAACCAGATGATCCAAAATCCATTCCTGAAAGTTCTGATGAAAATCCTGGTTATGTTCTTGTAATTGGTGCTACCAATCGGCCTGATGCTATAGATCCTGCACTTAGGAGACCTGGGAGATTTGATCGTGAGATTAGGTTGGGCGCGCCAGATGAGAATGCTAGGGTTGAGATTCTCAGAGTGCTCACTAAAAAATGTACTCTTGAGGGTTCTCTTGATCTTCTACGTATAGCTAGGTCTACGCCAGGTTTTGTTGGTGCTGACTTGGATGCTTTGGTTGACAAAGCTGGTAATCTTGCCATGAGGAGAATCCTTGCCTATAGGAAGTCTGACCTAACAAGAGAATTTGCAGACAAGGATTGCATTGAAGAATGGTGGAAGATACCTTGGCTGCCTGAAGAGATTGAAAAGCTTGCTATTACAATGACAGATTTTGAG CAAGCAGCTAAGATGGTTCAACCCTCTTCAAGAAGAGAAGGTTTTTCTAGTGTTCCCAATGTTAAATGGGAAGATGTTGGTGGGCTTGCGGATATCAGGAATGAATTTGATCTTCATATAGTAAGGCGTATAAAATATCCTGAAGATTATCAG AAATTTGGAGTGAATTTAGAGACTGGAATTTTGCTTTACGGCCCTCCAGGCTGTGGTAAAACACTGATTGCCAAGGCTGTTGCTAATGAGGCAGGAGCTAATTTCATTCATATCAAG GGTCCTGAACTTCTGAATAAATACGTTGGAGAAAGTGAACTTGCAGTTCGGACCTTATTTACTCGTGCAAGGACATGTTCACCATGTGTACTTTTCTTTGATGAG gTGGATGCTCTGACAACAAAGCGTGGGAAAGAAGGGGGATGGGTTGTTGAGCGGCTGTTAAACCAG TTACTGATAGAGTTAGATGGTGCGGATCAACGGCCAGGTGTTTTCATTATTGGTGCCACCAACAG GCCTGAGGTGATGGACCCTGCCGTGTTACGACCTGGCAGGTTTGGCAAACTTCTTTATGTCCCTCTTCCAAGTTCAGATGATCGCGGAATGATCTTAAAAGCTCTTGCAAAGGGAAAACCTATTGATCCCAGTGTAGATTTGAGTGCCATTGGTTGCATGGAGGCTTGCAATAATTTGAGTGGGGCTGATCTTAAGAAGCTG GTCGATGAAGCTGCAATGGCTGCATTAGTTGAGGCAAGGAGGAATTTATCAGAAGAGTGTATGGGCACAATCAAGTTGACTCACTTTGAGGAAGCACTGAACAAAATTTCCCCGTCTGTTTCAATCAAG CAAATACAGTATTACAAGGTTTGGTCGGGAAGCTTCAAAAGTGCATGA